The Vitis vinifera cultivar Pinot Noir 40024 chromosome 12, ASM3070453v1 genome has a segment encoding these proteins:
- the LOC100252582 gene encoding leucine-rich repeat receptor-like serine/threonine-protein kinase BAM1 — MASFIALALVLFLRLSTPSFSSSLSSDFHALVALKRGFAFSDPGLSSWNVSTLSSVCWWRGIQCAHGRVVGLDLTDMNLCGSVSPDISRLDQLSNISISGNNFTGPIEIQNLSSLRWLNISNNQFSGSLNWSFSTMEDLEVLDAYNNNFTALLPQGVLSLKKLRYLDLGGNFFYGKIPKIYGGLAALEYLSLAGNDLRGKIPIELGNLTSLKEIYLGYYNSFTDGIPSEFGKLINLVHMDLSSCELDGHIPEELGNLKSLNTLFLHINQLSGSIPNRLGNLTSLVNLDLSNNALTGEIPLELSNLLQLSLLNLFLNRLHGSIPDFVAELPNLQTLGLWMNNFTGIIPERLGQNGRLQELDLSSNKLTGAIPGNLCSSNQLRILILLKNFLFGPIPEGLGRCSSLTRVRLGQNYLNGSIPGGFIYLPLLNLMELQNNYISGTLPENHNSSFIPEKLGELNLSNNLLSGRLPSSLSNFTSLQILLLGGNQFSGPIPPSIGELKQVLKLDLSRNSLSGEIPLEIGACFHLTYLDISQNNLSGPIPSEVSNIKIMNYLNLSRNHLSEAIPKSIGSMKSLTIADFSFNELSGKLPESGQFAFFNASSYAGNPHLCGSLLNNPCNFTAINGTPGKPPADFKLIFALGLLICSLVFAAAAIIKAKSFKKTASDSWRMTAFQKVEFTVADVLECVKDGNVIGRGGAGIVYHGKMPTGAEVAVKKLLGFGPNSHDHGFRAEIQTLGNIRHRNIVRLIAFCSNKETNLLVYEYMKNGSLGEALHGKKGGFLGWNLRYKIAVDAAKGLCYLHHDCSPLIVHRDVKSNNILLNSSFEAHVADFGLAKFLIDGGASECMSAIAGSYGYIAPEYAYTLRVDEKSDVYSFGVVLLELITGRRPVGDFGEGVDIVQWAKRTTNCCKENVIRIVDPRLATIPRNEATHLFFIALLCIEENSVERPTMREVVQMLSESHRNSPDNKTSSSSIVL; from the exons ATGGCTTCTTTCATTGCTCTTGCACTAGTCCTTTTCCTCCGGCTGAGTACCCCATCTTTTTCATCTTCTCTGAGCAGTGATTTTCACGCTTTGGTGGCTCTAAAACGGGGATTTGCGTTCTCTGATCCGGGTTTGAGCTCATGGAACGTCTCGACTCTGAGCTCGGTCTGCTGGTGGAGAGGAATTCAATGCGCTCATGGGCGGGTTGTGGGACTGGACTTGACAGATATGAACCTCTGCGGCTCAGTTTCTCCAGACATTTCCCGCCTTGATCAGCTCAGCAACATCTCCATTTCCGGAAACAACTTCACTGGCCCGATAGAGATTCAGAATTTGAGCTCCCTCCGGTGGCTCAACATCTCCAACAACCAGTTCAGCGGCAGCTTGAATTGGAGCTTTTCGACAATGGAAGACTTGGAAGTATTAGACGCATACAACAACAACTTCACTGCTCTTCTCCCTCAGGGCGTCTTGAGCTTGAAGAAGCTCAGGTACTTAGACCTTGGGGGCAACTTCTTTTATGGGAAAATCCCAAAAATCTATGGAGGCCTGGCCGCCCTCGAGTACTTATCGCTTGCAGGCAACGATCTTCGCGGAAAAATACCTATTGAGTTGGGGAATCTCACAAGTTTGAAGGAAATTTACTTGGGGTACTACAATTCTTTCACAGACGGTATTCCAAGTGAGTTTGGCAAGCTGATCAACCTGGTTCACATGGATCTTTCGAGCTGTGAGCTAGACGGGCACATCCCGGAAGAGCTCGGGAACTTGAAGTCCCTCAACACCCTCTTTCTCCACATCAATCAGCTGTCTGGTTCGATCCCGAATCGTCTCGGTAATCTAACAAGCTTGGTGAACCTTGATCTCTCCAACAACGCCCTCACAGGTGAAATTCCCTTAGAGTTGAGTAATCTCCTCCAGCTGAGCTTGCTGAACCTGTTCTTGAACCGCCTCCATGGCTCCATTCCGGACTTCGTTGCAGAGCTCCCCAATCTGCAGACACTAGGCCTATGGATGAATAACTTCACTGGCATCATTCCCGAACGATTAGGCCAGAATGGGAGGCTCCAGGAGCTCGATCTCTCCTCCAACAAGCTCACCGGCGCCATCCCCGGCAACCTTTGCTCGTCCAACCAGCTTCGCATACTAATTCTTCTCAAGAATTTCCTCTTCGGGCCAATTCCGGAGGGGTTGGGGAGGTGTTCTAGTCTCACCAGGGTGAGGCTTGGGCAGAACTATTTGAATGGCAGCATCCCTGGTGGATTCATATACCTGCCTCTGCTCAATCTCATGGAGTTGCAGAACAATTATATATCCGGGACGCTGCCTGAAAACCATAACAGTTCATTCATTCCTGAGAAACTCGGGGAGCTGAATTTGTCAAACAATCTTCTTTCAGGACGGCTGCCATCCTCGCTATCGAATTTCACTTCTCTGCAGATACTTTTGCTGGGTGGGAATCAGTTTTCGGGTCCCATACCTCCCTCCATTGGCGAGCTGAAGCAGGTGCTGAAGCTTGATCTAAGTAGGAACTCGCTTTCCGGTGAAATCCCACTGGAGATTGGGGCTTGTTTTCATCTGACTTACCTTGATATCAGCCAGAACAACCTCTCAGGGCCAATCCCATCTGAGGTTTCCAACATCAAGATCATGAATTACTTGAATTTATCGAGGAATCACTTGAGCGAAGCGATCCCGAAGTCGATTGGATCCATGAAGAGCCTCACTATAGCTGATTTTTCCTTCAATGAATTGTCCGGGAAACTGCCTGAATCAGGCCAATTCGCCTTCTTCAATGCCTCATCATACGCCGGCAATCCTCACCTCTGCGGCTCTCTCCTCAACAATCCATGCAATTTCACCGCCATAAACGGCACGCCGGGAAAACCACCGGCCGACTTCAAGCTCATCTTCGCACTAGGTCTCTTAATCTGCTCACTTGTATTCGCCGCAGCCGCGATAATCAAAgcaaaatcattcaaaaaaaccGCATCCGATTCATGGCGGATGACAGCATTCCAGAAGGTGGAATTCACCGTCGCCGACGTCCTCGAGTGCGTCAAGGACGGCAACGTCATCGGCCGCGGCGGCGCAGGGATCGTCTACCACGGAAAAATGCCCACCGGCGCCGAAGTCGCAGTCAAAAAACTCCTTGGATTCGGCCCCAACAGCCATGATCACGGCTTTCGGGCTGAGATCCAAACCCTAGGGAACATCAGGCATCGGAACATCGTCCGATTAATCGCATTCTGCTCGAACAAGGAGACGAATCTTCTCGTATACGAGTACATGAAAAATGGGAGTCTAGGAGAGGCactgcatgggaaaaagggcgGATTCCTGGGGTGGAATCTGAGGTACAAAATCGCGGTCGACGCTGCTAAAGGATTATGCTACCTCCACCATGACTGCTCGCCCTTGATCGTTCATCGGGATGTGAAATCGAACAACATTCTCTTGAATTCCAGTTTCGAAGCGCACGTCGCCGATTTTGGGCTCGCCAAGTTCTTGATCGACGGCGGCGCGTCGGAATGCATGTCTGCAATTGCAGGATCTTATGGCTACATCGCACCAG AATATGCATACACTCTAAGAGTCGATGAAAAAAGCGATGTATATAGTTTTGGAGTTGTATTGTTAGAGCTCATCACGGGACGTCGCCCTGTGGGTGATTTTGGAGAAGGTGTGGACATTGTACAATGGGCAAAAAGAACAACTAACTGTtgcaaagaaaatgttattCGAATTGTTGATCCAAGGTTAGCGACAATACCCAGAAATGAAGCGACGCATTTATTCTTCATAGCATTGTTATGCATTGAAGAGAACAGTGTTGAGCGGCCGACAATGAGAGAGGTGGTTCAAATGCTATCCGAGTCCCATCGTAACTCCCCCGACAACAAaacttcatcatcatcaattgTTCTTTAG